A region of the Candidatus Methylomirabilota bacterium genome:
TCGCGCGGTCGAGACCGCCGAAGAGCGCGGTCGTGATGGTGATCCCGGAGCGCGACGTCCCGGGGATCAGCGCGAGCGCCTGGGCGCAGCCGACCGCGAGCCCCTGACGCCAGCCGACGCGCTCGAGCGGGTCGCCCGGCGCCCGCGGCGCCGCGACGGCGCGGCGGTCGGCGAGCCACATGACGATCGCCCACGCGGCGGTCGAGACGGCGATGACCAGCGTGGAGCGGAGCCGCGCCTCGATGAGCTTCTCGAAGAGCAGGCCGGCGAGCGCGCCCGGGACGGTGGCGGCGAGGAGCACGGCGGCGAGCCGCCTCGACAGGCGGCCCGTGGCCATCTCGACCAGCTCGCACCTGAAGTAGGCGAGGAGCGCGCCGAGCGTCCCGAGGTGCAGGACCGCGTCCACGGTGAGCCCCTGGTCGGGCCAGCCGAAGAGGT
Encoded here:
- a CDS encoding undecaprenyl-diphosphate phosphatase — protein: MTYLQGVVLGVVQGLTEFLPVSSSGHLILVPHLFGWPDQGLTVDAVLHLGTLGALLAYFRCELVEMATGRLSRRLAAVLLAATVPGALAGLLFEKLIEARLRSTLVIAVSTAAWAIVMWLADRRAVAAPRAPGDPLERVGWRQGLAVGCAQALALIPGTSRSGITITTALFGGLDRATAARFSFLLGIPITAGAGGLKLLHLVRHGLPAGDAGPLLAALAATFASGWLAVWFLVGYLRTRSLTPFVIYRLLLALVIVAVLLRG